One genomic segment of Calditerricola satsumensis includes these proteins:
- a CDS encoding DUF6305 family protein yields the protein MSNRRGRPWIVPALLVALALACAYREAVATVPAREWTLPHLPFPVAREPALITAVGQGVEVHALARLADTLHIDGDVRPYAEARDLSPYRSVLLAVGYSPVGLAAARRTWEAEVRRAREIAQLAHRQGVPLILVFFGGPLRNDARSAALFDLLLPHARYVIARADAEQDRHLSALARRHDVPYTRVRTFEAAKIPLNSAYR from the coding sequence ATGTCCAACCGTCGCGGACGCCCTTGGATCGTGCCGGCCCTGCTGGTTGCGCTGGCCCTTGCCTGCGCGTACCGAGAAGCGGTCGCCACCGTTCCGGCACGAGAATGGACGCTCCCCCACTTGCCGTTTCCCGTCGCTCGCGAACCGGCCCTGATCACGGCAGTCGGTCAAGGCGTCGAGGTGCATGCCCTCGCCCGCCTGGCCGACACGCTGCACATCGACGGCGACGTGCGCCCCTATGCCGAGGCGCGGGACCTTTCCCCCTACCGGAGCGTCCTTTTGGCGGTCGGCTACAGCCCCGTCGGCCTTGCCGCTGCAAGGCGGACGTGGGAAGCGGAGGTCCGGCGCGCGCGGGAAATCGCCCAGCTTGCCCACCGGCAAGGCGTGCCGCTCATCCTCGTCTTTTTCGGAGGCCCCTTGCGCAACGACGCGCGCAGCGCCGCACTTTTCGACCTGCTGCTTCCCCATGCCCGGTACGTCATCGCCCGCGCCGATGCCGAACAGGATCGCCACCTTTCCGCCCTGGCCCGCCGCCACGATGTCCCGTACACGCGCGTGCGCACCTTCGAGGCGGCGAAGATCCCGCTCAACTCCGCATACCGCTAG
- the nikC gene encoding nickel transporter permease: MSTPAPIPHAHNARTPAPPAGITPHKAAGPWRDALSRLLRSKSACTGLVILALLLLAALFADVLAPYDPVHDTDLYNRLKPPSAEHWLGTDAQGRDIFSRILHGARISLEIGVVSVGISLVLGTLLGAVSGYFGRAVDLVIMRLVDILLAFPSILLAIAIVAILGPDLINAMIAIGIVGIPQFARIVRSSVLAVKEMEFVEAARAIGASDARILFRHILPNCFAPILVQTTLSIGTAILDAAGLSFLGLGAQPPQPEWGLMLKEGQSAFQTAVWVVTFPGLAILLTVLGFNLLGDGLRDALDPRLKR, encoded by the coding sequence ATGTCCACGCCAGCACCGATCCCCCATGCGCACAACGCCCGAACACCCGCGCCCCCGGCAGGCATCACGCCGCACAAGGCGGCCGGACCCTGGCGGGACGCCCTGTCGCGCCTTTTGCGCAGCAAGTCGGCCTGCACCGGATTGGTCATCCTCGCCCTGCTGCTGTTGGCGGCGCTCTTCGCCGACGTGCTCGCCCCGTACGACCCGGTCCACGACACCGACCTCTACAACCGCCTCAAGCCGCCCTCGGCCGAGCACTGGCTCGGCACCGACGCCCAAGGCCGCGACATCTTCAGCCGCATCCTGCACGGCGCGCGCATTTCCCTGGAAATCGGCGTCGTGTCGGTGGGCATCTCCCTTGTGCTCGGCACGCTGCTGGGCGCGGTTTCCGGCTATTTCGGCCGGGCGGTGGATCTCGTCATCATGCGCCTCGTCGACATCCTGCTCGCCTTCCCGAGCATACTGCTGGCCATCGCCATCGTGGCCATCCTCGGTCCGGACCTGATCAACGCCATGATCGCCATCGGCATCGTCGGCATCCCGCAATTCGCGCGCATCGTCCGCTCGTCGGTCCTCGCCGTAAAGGAGATGGAATTCGTCGAGGCGGCGCGAGCCATCGGCGCGTCCGACGCGCGCATCCTCTTCCGCCACATCCTGCCCAACTGCTTCGCGCCGATCCTCGTGCAGACCACCCTCAGCATCGGCACGGCCATCCTCGACGCCGCCGGCCTCAGCTTCCTCGGCCTCGGCGCCCAGCCGCCCCAGCCGGAATGGGGGCTGATGCTGAAGGAAGGCCAGTCTGCCTTCCAGACGGCGGTGTGGGTGGTCACGTTCCCGGGCTTGGCCATCCTGCTCACCGTCCTCGGGTTCAACCTGCTGGGCGATGGCCTGCGCGACGCCCTGGATCCCCGGTTGAAGCGGTAG
- a CDS encoding ABC transporter permease has protein sequence MLRYIVKRLVWLIPVLIGVTFLAFLLLHLIPGDPAQVMLGERATPEQLAQLREDLGLNDPFLVQYARFLGRVLSGDLGRSIHTHEQIAVELMERFPATLELALAAMLVATVVGVTAGVIAAVRPHSWFDNLSMTGALIGVSMPIFWLGLLVIWAFSVQLGWLPPSGRLSHDIQLETITGLHLVDSVLTANWPAFWDSLAHLLLPAVVLGTIPMAIIARMTRASMLEVLEQDYIRTAKAKGLRGHVILVRHALKNAFLPVLTVMGLQFGALLSGAVLTETIFSWPGIGRYVVNAILARDIPVVQGTILFIATLFVIINLVTDLLYKALDPRIRLE, from the coding sequence ATGCTGCGCTACATCGTCAAGCGACTCGTCTGGCTGATTCCCGTGCTGATCGGCGTCACCTTTCTCGCCTTTCTGCTCCTGCACCTCATCCCCGGCGACCCGGCACAGGTGATGCTCGGCGAGCGGGCCACGCCGGAACAGCTTGCGCAGCTGCGCGAAGACCTCGGCCTGAATGACCCCTTCCTCGTGCAGTACGCCCGCTTTCTCGGCCGCGTCCTCTCCGGCGATCTCGGCCGCTCCATCCACACCCACGAGCAAATCGCCGTCGAGCTGATGGAGCGCTTTCCGGCCACCTTGGAGCTCGCCCTGGCGGCCATGCTCGTCGCCACCGTTGTCGGGGTGACGGCCGGCGTGATCGCCGCCGTCCGTCCCCACTCGTGGTTCGACAACCTCAGCATGACCGGGGCGCTCATCGGCGTGTCGATGCCGATCTTCTGGCTGGGGCTGCTCGTCATCTGGGCCTTCTCCGTCCAGCTCGGGTGGCTGCCGCCGTCCGGCCGCCTCTCCCACGACATTCAATTGGAGACGATCACCGGCCTGCACCTTGTCGACAGCGTGCTCACGGCCAACTGGCCGGCGTTCTGGGACAGCCTGGCCCATCTTCTCTTGCCTGCCGTCGTGCTCGGCACGATCCCGATGGCCATCATCGCGCGCATGACGCGGGCAAGCATGCTGGAAGTTCTCGAGCAGGACTACATCCGCACCGCCAAGGCCAAAGGGCTGCGCGGACACGTCATCCTCGTGCGCCACGCGCTGAAGAACGCCTTTCTCCCCGTTCTCACCGTGATGGGCCTGCAGTTCGGGGCCCTGCTCAGCGGCGCGGTGCTGACCGAAACGATCTTCTCCTGGCCGGGCATCGGTCGCTATGTGGTCAACGCCATCCTCGCCCGCGACATTCCCGTCGTCCAGGGCACCATCCTGTTCATCGCCACGCTGTTCGTGATCATCAACCTGGTAACCGATCTCCTGTACAAAGCCCTTGATCCGCGCATCCGTTTGGAGTAA
- a CDS encoding ABC transporter substrate-binding protein — protein sequence MRKKGFLLTLVLLLALATALAGCGARETAAPNQSQPATTDGGSGNAGGDKTLVFGRGSDAVGLDPANVTDGESIRVTHQIFDTLVQYNEEDTTVKPALATEWNVSEDGKVWTFKLREGVKFHDGTDFNADAVVFNFQRWMDKNHPYHHGDFEYYGYMFGGFPGIIQKVEKTGPYEVKITLKEPNAPFLQTLAMPAFAIASPAAIKKYGKDFFKNPVGTGPFIFKEWKKDDRIVLERNDNYWGEKAKIKTLIFRVIPDNAARFLELQAGTIDIMDGLNPEDVPNVKNNPDLQLILRPSMNVGYLAMNMDKKPFDNPKVRQAINHAINKQALIDAFYGGLAKPAKNPLPPTLWGYNDEIQDYEYNPEKAKALLAEAGYPNGFKTTLWAMPNPRPYMPQPQQIAQAIAADLAKVGIEAKIVSYEWGTYLEKTKNGEHDMALLGWTGDNGDPDNFLYVLLDKDNAVKGSAGNISFYRSDELHALLIQAQRETDQKKREELYKKAQEIIHRDAPWVPLAHATPPLAARAYVKNYVPHPTGSEPLNKVDVQK from the coding sequence ATGCGGAAAAAGGGCTTTTTGCTCACCCTCGTCCTCCTGCTCGCCCTGGCCACGGCGCTCGCCGGCTGCGGCGCGCGGGAGACGGCCGCACCCAACCAAAGCCAGCCGGCGACGACCGACGGCGGATCCGGCAACGCGGGCGGCGACAAGACGCTCGTCTTCGGCCGCGGCAGCGACGCGGTCGGCCTCGACCCGGCCAACGTCACCGACGGCGAGTCGATTCGGGTGACGCACCAGATCTTTGATACCCTCGTCCAGTACAACGAAGAGGACACCACCGTCAAGCCGGCCCTGGCCACGGAGTGGAACGTGAGCGAGGACGGCAAAGTGTGGACGTTCAAGCTGCGCGAAGGCGTCAAGTTCCACGACGGAACCGACTTCAACGCCGACGCCGTCGTCTTCAACTTCCAGCGGTGGATGGACAAAAACCACCCGTACCACCACGGCGATTTTGAATACTACGGCTATATGTTCGGCGGATTCCCCGGCATCATTCAAAAGGTGGAAAAAACGGGGCCCTACGAAGTGAAGATCACGCTGAAGGAGCCGAACGCACCCTTCCTGCAAACCTTGGCCATGCCGGCCTTCGCCATCGCCAGCCCTGCGGCGATCAAGAAGTACGGGAAGGACTTCTTCAAGAACCCGGTCGGTACGGGACCGTTCATCTTCAAGGAATGGAAAAAGGACGACCGGATCGTCCTCGAGCGCAACGACAACTACTGGGGCGAAAAGGCCAAGATCAAAACGCTCATCTTCCGCGTCATCCCGGACAACGCGGCGCGCTTCCTCGAACTGCAGGCCGGCACGATCGACATCATGGACGGGCTCAACCCCGAGGACGTGCCGAACGTCAAGAACAACCCCGACCTGCAGCTGATCCTGCGCCCGTCGATGAACGTCGGCTATCTGGCCATGAACATGGACAAGAAGCCCTTTGACAACCCGAAGGTGCGCCAGGCCATCAACCACGCCATCAACAAGCAGGCGCTGATCGACGCCTTCTACGGCGGGCTGGCCAAGCCGGCCAAAAACCCGCTGCCGCCCACGCTGTGGGGCTACAACGACGAGATCCAGGATTACGAGTACAACCCCGAGAAGGCGAAGGCCCTCTTGGCCGAAGCCGGCTACCCGAACGGCTTCAAGACGACGCTGTGGGCCATGCCCAACCCGCGGCCGTACATGCCGCAGCCGCAGCAGATCGCCCAGGCCATCGCCGCCGACCTGGCCAAGGTGGGCATCGAGGCGAAGATCGTCTCCTACGAATGGGGGACCTATCTGGAGAAGACGAAAAACGGCGAGCACGACATGGCCCTGCTCGGGTGGACGGGCGACAACGGCGACCCGGACAACTTCCTGTACGTGCTCTTGGACAAGGACAACGCCGTCAAGGGCAGCGCGGGCAACATCTCCTTCTACCGCAGCGACGAGCTGCATGCGCTCCTCATCCAAGCCCAGCGCGAGACCGACCAGAAGAAGCGCGAGGAGCTGTACAAGAAGGCGCAGGAGATCATCCACCGCGACGCTCCGTGGGTGCCCCTCGCCCACGCCACGCCGCCGCTGGCCGCCCGCGCCTACGTCAAGAACTACGTGCCGCACCCGACGGGCTCCGAGCCGCTCAACAAGGTAGACGTGCAAAAGTGA
- a CDS encoding ABC transporter ATP-binding protein yields MNTAEAPLLEVRDLRTYFFTKTGVVKAVDGVSFTVAPGETLGIVGESGSGKSVTVLSILRLVAEPGRIVGGDIRLEGESLLAKTEREMASIRGNRIAMVFQDPMTSLNPVLTVGDQIAEVLTTHRKLSKRAARARAAELLAMVGIPDPHKRLDAYPHEFSGGMRQRVMIAMALACQPKLLIADEPTTALDVTIQVQILELIRRLQEELGMAVILITHDLGVVAEVCDRVLVMYAGRPVEEADVRTLFASPRHPYTVGLLGSLPRLDGNRNARLTPIPGGPPDMRFLPPGCSFHPRCPLAEPRCREQRPELRDLGGGHWVACHAV; encoded by the coding sequence ATGAACACAGCCGAGGCGCCGCTTCTCGAGGTGCGCGACCTGCGCACGTACTTCTTCACCAAAACGGGGGTCGTCAAGGCGGTCGACGGGGTCAGCTTCACCGTTGCCCCCGGGGAGACCCTCGGCATCGTCGGCGAGTCGGGATCGGGCAAGAGCGTCACCGTCCTGTCCATCCTTCGCCTCGTCGCCGAGCCCGGGCGCATCGTCGGCGGCGACATCCGCCTGGAAGGCGAAAGCCTGCTCGCCAAGACGGAGCGGGAGATGGCCAGTATCCGCGGCAACCGCATCGCCATGGTGTTCCAGGACCCGATGACGTCGCTCAACCCCGTGCTGACCGTCGGCGACCAGATCGCCGAGGTGCTCACCACGCACCGGAAGCTGAGCAAACGGGCGGCCCGGGCGCGGGCAGCCGAGCTTCTGGCCATGGTCGGCATCCCCGACCCGCACAAGCGCCTCGACGCCTACCCGCACGAGTTTTCCGGCGGCATGCGCCAGCGGGTGATGATCGCCATGGCCCTGGCCTGCCAGCCGAAGCTCCTCATCGCCGACGAGCCGACCACCGCCCTCGACGTGACGATCCAGGTGCAGATCCTCGAGCTGATCCGGCGGCTGCAAGAGGAGCTGGGCATGGCCGTCATCCTGATCACCCACGACCTGGGCGTGGTGGCCGAGGTGTGCGACCGCGTCCTCGTGATGTACGCCGGCCGGCCGGTCGAAGAGGCCGACGTGCGCACCCTGTTTGCCTCCCCGCGCCATCCGTACACCGTCGGCCTGCTCGGTTCGCTGCCGCGCCTCGACGGGAACCGGAACGCGCGGCTCACCCCCATTCCCGGCGGCCCGCCGGACATGCGCTTCCTGCCGCCGGGGTGCTCCTTTCACCCCCGTTGTCCGCTAGCCGAGCCGCGCTGTCGCGAGCAGCGCCCCGAGTTGCGCGACCTGGGCGGCGGACACTGGGTGGCCTGCCACGCGGTCTAG